In the Candidatus Tisiphia endosymbiont of Melanophora roralis genome, ACCAACATTTTCAACAAAAAATATTAATATAAAACACGAATATTTATCATTAGCGATGATGGTATTTGCTGTTATCATTATAAGTCTTATTATATATCCATGGTATTTGTTACCATCCATTGCCTTTATATATATGTTATCTATACCAGTGTGCTATTTTATTAGCAGGAAATTCTATTAGATTTGTTGCATAATAACTAGGGACAAGTAAGTTAGTCAAGGAAAAGGACTTACTTTTTACAGTCTATGAGTATAAATATAGTATACTAGAATGCTCTAGAGAATTGGTCTATCGAATTATAATAGGAATTAAGTTAGGGACTTATAAGGTCATTTGTAATGGATGCTAAGATTAAGTTGCGTTTGAGTTGGATTAAGTTATATAAACAGTTAGAGCATGCAGGAAAGGTATGCGAACATTATGGTATTTCACGCTTTACATTACGCAAGTGGTACAAACGCTATGAAGTATTAGGTAAAAATGGTTTGTGTGATATTAGTAGTAAGCCCAAAAACTTTCCTTTTTAAAAAAGAAGTGAAGTTGATGAAAAAAAATGCTTAAAAAACATAATGTAGCTCCGTTGAATTTAAAACGTCATTATCGTAAACAGATTAAACGTTATAGTTCTAAGATTCCAAGAGAAAGGTTTAAAATGCATTCGCAAAAGCACTTTAAG is a window encoding:
- a CDS encoding helix-turn-helix domain-containing protein gives rise to the protein MDAKIKLRLSWIKLYKQLEHAGKVCEHYGISRFTLRKWYKRYEVLGKNGLCDISSKPKNFPF